One Thalassotalea atypica DNA window includes the following coding sequences:
- a CDS encoding ExeA family protein, whose protein sequence is MYLYHFGLRELPFTLTPNTEFFLGLEPHHEALAVLTTALQTGEGFLKVVGEVGTGKTLLCRKLLNEIPEHFVTAYIPNPYLNPDELRRAVAAELGVKQAQRMSAQLLTQRIQNRLLELHGQGHSVVLILDEAQALPSESLEALRLFTNLETETRKLLQVVLFGQPELNDRLAHAEFRQLRQRITFSYELRPMSAQEVTHYIQHRLRVAGYKGAALFSNEVCKFITYATRGIPRLVNVLCHKMLMLCYGQGQYQITVEHLKLAVADTEDAKLSWLQMHKVGVLILLGLLGLSAMGISYVGAVL, encoded by the coding sequence ATGTACTTATACCACTTTGGACTAAGGGAGTTACCTTTTACTTTAACACCTAATACGGAGTTTTTTTTAGGGTTAGAGCCTCATCATGAGGCTCTTGCGGTTTTAACCACCGCATTACAAACCGGCGAAGGGTTTTTGAAAGTTGTCGGTGAAGTAGGGACCGGAAAAACGTTGCTTTGTCGAAAATTACTCAATGAAATACCTGAACATTTTGTCACGGCCTATATTCCCAATCCCTACCTGAATCCCGATGAATTACGACGCGCTGTAGCGGCCGAGCTAGGCGTTAAGCAGGCGCAGCGAATGTCCGCTCAATTGCTTACTCAACGTATTCAGAATCGATTGTTGGAACTGCACGGGCAAGGCCATTCTGTGGTGCTAATTCTAGATGAAGCACAAGCCCTTCCATCAGAAAGTCTTGAAGCATTGCGCCTATTTACCAATTTAGAAACGGAAACTCGTAAACTCTTGCAAGTGGTGCTGTTTGGGCAGCCTGAATTAAATGACAGGCTTGCTCACGCTGAATTTAGACAACTACGTCAACGTATCACTTTTTCCTATGAATTAAGGCCCATGAGCGCTCAAGAAGTTACACATTATATTCAACATCGCCTTCGTGTTGCAGGTTATAAAGGGGCAGCGTTATTTTCGAATGAAGTATGTAAATTCATTACCTATGCAACCCGCGGGATCCCAAGGTTGGTGAATGTGCTCTGCCACAAAATGTTGATGCTGTGCTACGGACAGGGGCAATATCAAATAACCGTAGAGCACTTAAAACTCGCTGTTGCTGATACCGAAGATGCGAAGCTGTCTTGGCTGCAAATGCACAAGGTTGGAGTATTAATTTTGCTGGGCCTGTTAGGTTTGTCCGCAATGGGGATCAGCTATGTAGGAGCCGTGTTATGA
- the priB gene encoding primosomal replication protein N, giving the protein MKENCLVLIGLVYKKPKLSTSPAGLHHCQFLIEHRSIQVEDGLNRQAFVRMQVVATGEWSQSLASELTEGMQIQVSGFINRHESRNGNPLLVLHAQQIEMIN; this is encoded by the coding sequence ATGAAAGAGAATTGCCTTGTGTTGATAGGTTTGGTGTATAAGAAACCTAAACTTTCAACAAGCCCAGCAGGTTTGCACCATTGCCAGTTTTTAATTGAGCATCGCTCAATACAAGTTGAAGATGGTTTGAACCGACAAGCATTCGTCAGGATGCAAGTTGTGGCAACGGGGGAATGGTCACAAAGCTTAGCAAGTGAATTAACTGAAGGTATGCAAATTCAAGTGTCTGGTTTTATTAACCGACATGAATCGAGAAATGGTAACCCGCTACTCGTTTTGCATGCTCAACAGATTGAAATGATTAATTAG
- a CDS encoding 1-aminocyclopropane-1-carboxylate deaminase/D-cysteine desulfhydrase: MTLPSRLEQIDCSLFKKHRVNVFIKRDDLIHPIISGNKWRKLKGNLAEAKRQNKKGIVSFGGAYSNHIHALAYACHQHKLSSIGIIRGESQYQDNFTLSWARYWQMQFKFVDRKTYRKRHEKDYLAELAIMYPDHFVVPEGGTNSFALSGVGEVISELNQQLDYDTIMLPVGSGGTISGLIKADHDQHEILGVAVLKQNGYLLDEITQLLPNTAHHYGNWRLLEDFHCGGYAKFSAQHCQRIIEFIDESQIPFEPVYSGKMLLALLDLVEAEYFPENHTIVLLHTGGLQGLGGLAERKLIKATQWLVPSGPPAR; this comes from the coding sequence ATGACGTTACCTTCTCGGCTAGAGCAAATTGACTGTTCCTTATTTAAAAAACATAGAGTTAATGTGTTCATTAAACGTGATGACTTAATTCATCCAATTATTTCGGGCAATAAATGGCGAAAACTAAAAGGGAATTTAGCAGAAGCAAAGCGCCAAAATAAAAAAGGGATTGTTAGCTTTGGTGGGGCTTATTCAAATCATATTCATGCGTTGGCTTATGCCTGTCATCAACATAAATTATCATCCATAGGTATCATTCGAGGTGAATCACAATATCAAGACAATTTTACTTTATCATGGGCAAGGTATTGGCAGATGCAATTTAAATTTGTTGATCGCAAAACATATAGAAAACGACATGAAAAAGATTATTTAGCAGAGCTTGCTATAATGTATCCAGATCATTTCGTTGTCCCCGAAGGCGGTACCAATTCCTTTGCTTTGTCAGGTGTTGGAGAAGTGATCAGCGAATTAAATCAACAGCTGGACTACGACACCATCATGCTACCTGTTGGCAGTGGCGGCACTATCTCTGGGCTGATTAAAGCAGATCATGATCAGCATGAAATATTAGGTGTAGCTGTATTAAAACAAAATGGTTACTTATTGGATGAAATTACTCAGTTACTACCAAATACTGCCCACCACTATGGAAACTGGCGGTTACTAGAGGATTTTCACTGTGGTGGTTACGCCAAATTCTCAGCACAACATTGTCAACGAATTATCGAATTTATAGACGAATCCCAAATTCCTTTCGAACCAGTCTATTCAGGTAAAATGTTGCTGGCACTACTCGATTTAGTTGAAGCGGAATATTTTCCAGAAAACCATACCATAGTGTTATTACACACTGGCGGTTTGCAAGGACTAGGAGGGCTAGCAGAAAGAAAGCTCATCAAGGCAACTCAATGGCTTGTGCCATCTGGGCCACCGGCTCGGTAA
- the rplI gene encoding 50S ribosomal protein L9 — MEVILLDKIAKLGGLGDKVTVKSGYARNYLLPKGKAVFASKANVEHFEARRADLEKQLAEALAAAEAQAAKIVELAEITIASTAGDEGKLFGSIGTKDIADAITEAGVEVAKAQVRMPLGTIRETGEFDIVIHLHNDVDTNIKVVVIAEA; from the coding sequence ATGGAAGTTATCCTTCTAGATAAAATCGCCAAGTTAGGCGGCCTTGGTGACAAGGTAACGGTAAAGTCTGGTTACGCGCGTAACTACTTATTACCAAAAGGCAAAGCAGTATTTGCATCTAAAGCTAACGTTGAGCACTTTGAAGCTCGTCGTGCTGATTTAGAAAAGCAATTAGCAGAAGCATTAGCTGCTGCTGAAGCACAAGCTGCTAAAATCGTTGAATTAGCTGAAATTACTATTGCATCAACTGCAGGTGATGAAGGTAAATTATTCGGTTCAATTGGTACTAAAGATATCGCTGATGCGATTACTGAAGCTGGTGTTGAAGTAGCAAAAGCACAAGTACGTATGCCTTTAGGTACTATTCGTGAAACAGGTGAATTCGATATCGTTATTCACTTACATAACGATGTAGATACTAACATTAAAGTTGTAGTTATTGCTGAAGCATAA
- a CDS encoding PilN domain-containing protein has product MTGKYSINLLQGELLPEHPLLTLPRVLSIWVMVFIVMVFIALSFQGTERSLDLEATKLTTEKQQQEQKLTTLKAQLASHKPSTELIAKEQTLKSIIANKKTIHNYLTNTDDSYIDGFANAMSDLALLHHKNISLTDIRINEHFIRFGGIARSPEAVPTWLTNFERSKVLSGRLFNHFQLNENENKYIEFTVSSFLQKEQD; this is encoded by the coding sequence ATGACCGGCAAGTACAGTATTAATTTACTCCAAGGTGAATTACTTCCTGAACACCCGTTACTCACATTACCGCGAGTTTTATCAATTTGGGTGATGGTGTTTATCGTTATGGTTTTCATTGCCTTATCTTTTCAAGGAACGGAGCGTTCTCTCGATCTTGAGGCGACAAAACTGACCACAGAAAAGCAACAGCAAGAGCAAAAATTAACGACCTTGAAAGCACAATTAGCCAGTCACAAGCCTTCAACTGAGTTGATAGCTAAAGAGCAAACGCTAAAAAGTATTATTGCTAATAAAAAAACGATCCATAATTACTTAACCAATACTGATGACAGCTATATCGATGGCTTTGCCAACGCAATGAGTGATTTAGCATTATTGCATCATAAAAATATCAGTTTGACCGACATTCGAATTAACGAACACTTTATACGATTTGGTGGTATTGCACGCAGCCCAGAAGCTGTGCCTACTTGGTTAACCAATTTTGAACGCTCCAAAGTACTGTCGGGACGTTTGTTCAACCATTTTCAGTTAAATGAGAATGAAAACAAATATATTGAATTCACTGTAAGCTCTTTTTTGCAAAAGGAGCAGGATTAA
- the rpsR gene encoding 30S ribosomal protein S18 has product MSRFFRRRKFCRFTAEGASEIDYKDIATLKNYITESGKIVPSRITGTSAKYQRQLGRAIKRARYLALLPYTDLHK; this is encoded by the coding sequence ATGTCACGTTTTTTTAGACGTCGTAAGTTCTGCCGCTTCACTGCGGAAGGCGCTAGCGAAATCGATTACAAAGATATCGCTACGTTGAAAAACTATATCACTGAAAGTGGTAAAATCGTTCCTAGCCGTATTACTGGTACAAGTGCTAAATATCAACGTCAACTTGGTCGTGCGATCAAGCGTGCTCGTTACTTAGCATTATTACCGTATACTGATTTACACAAGTAA
- the rpsF gene encoding 30S ribosomal protein S6, producing the protein MRHYEIVFMVHPDQSEQVAGMIQRYTDLITAAEGKVNRLEDWGRRQLAYPINKLHKAHYVLMNVEAPQAVIDELETSFRYNDVVIRNMIMRTKGAVTEASPMANAKEDRRDDRREAKKEVTTEAPAAPAQEEAAAE; encoded by the coding sequence ATGCGTCATTACGAAATCGTATTTATGGTTCACCCTGATCAGAGTGAACAAGTAGCTGGTATGATCCAGCGCTACACTGATTTGATCACTGCAGCTGAAGGTAAAGTAAATCGCCTTGAAGACTGGGGTCGTCGTCAGTTAGCTTACCCAATCAATAAATTGCACAAAGCACATTACGTTCTTATGAATGTTGAAGCGCCTCAAGCAGTTATTGATGAACTAGAAACTTCTTTCCGTTATAACGATGTTGTTATTCGTAACATGATCATGCGTACAAAAGGCGCGGTAACTGAAGCATCTCCAATGGCGAATGCTAAAGAAGACCGTCGCGACGATCGCCGCGAAGCTAAGAAAGAGGTTACTACTGAAGCACCTGCTGCTCCTGCTCAAGAAGAAGCTGCTGCTGAATAA
- a CDS encoding methyl-accepting chemotaxis protein — translation MPSRSLSLKKKLLILLSAVIMGLLLLLFSTNYFSTQVRQLEASKSEIQRIGLIALQLRRNEKDFIIRKQTKYLEKHAENFKKLTLALASLKNLNKEINGNIPVDQLMQSYQLYRSKFVALGKAYQQRGLDKNSGRYGELRAATHRIEEIYKSLDDARNQVTLLTIRRHEKDYMLRSDEKYLDKLYATLGTLRVNSTMIRGTSALINDYEHAIKNYHAIDRSIGLSPQTGLNGEMRSAIHDAESLLKVATEQSTAYIEEKASLSFWASIIIFLIISTALAIFIVKLINIIIMPIKSAVNSIERVIATRDFSLQVEKETDDEFGQVIDSINNFIKFTNKIHKAVEELRHVSAAVESNAKLTQQSLNIQSQKCEQVSTATVELDASASDIVENTTVTTKTAELISTQANKGQQQLNELGEFLNKNAEDLVSSAKDIKELEEKCNSIGGFITEIRGIAEQTNLLALNAAIEAARAGEQGRGFSVVADEVRTLANRTQTSTEQITDIISELHTLTLSSVAKVEASKNGSINNLTQINNSSQTLDEIINEVSSIHEMTSSIASAIKEQSTAIHEIAENITEIKDNNDKNVQQAQLSLDSCTLANQKTVGLLSYKLS, via the coding sequence ATGCCATCACGAAGTTTGTCTCTTAAGAAAAAGCTCCTTATATTACTCAGCGCAGTAATCATGGGACTCCTTTTACTATTGTTCTCAACAAATTACTTTTCAACACAAGTGAGACAACTGGAAGCATCAAAGAGTGAAATTCAACGGATCGGATTAATAGCATTACAATTAAGACGAAATGAAAAAGATTTCATCATTCGAAAACAAACAAAATACCTAGAGAAACACGCAGAAAATTTCAAGAAACTTACCTTAGCCTTAGCGTCACTAAAGAACTTAAACAAAGAGATTAATGGCAATATTCCTGTTGATCAGCTAATGCAAAGCTACCAACTCTACCGATCTAAATTCGTCGCACTTGGGAAAGCTTATCAGCAGCGAGGCTTAGATAAAAACTCGGGACGTTATGGTGAATTGCGCGCAGCAACCCATAGAATAGAAGAAATTTATAAGTCGTTAGATGACGCAAGGAATCAAGTTACACTGCTCACTATCAGACGTCATGAAAAAGACTATATGCTCAGAAGTGATGAAAAATATTTGGATAAACTGTATGCAACATTGGGCACATTGCGTGTCAATAGCACTATGATTCGAGGCACTTCGGCACTAATCAACGATTACGAGCACGCAATAAAGAATTACCATGCAATAGATCGCAGCATCGGATTATCGCCGCAAACTGGGCTTAATGGCGAGATGCGAAGTGCAATTCATGACGCTGAGTCTTTACTAAAAGTAGCTACCGAACAATCAACAGCGTACATTGAAGAAAAAGCGAGCCTTTCCTTTTGGGCCTCCATAATCATTTTCCTTATCATTTCAACCGCACTGGCTATTTTTATTGTTAAGCTAATCAATATCATTATCATGCCTATTAAAAGTGCAGTTAATAGCATCGAAAGAGTCATCGCGACACGTGATTTTTCACTTCAAGTTGAAAAAGAAACTGACGATGAATTTGGCCAAGTGATTGACTCTATAAATAATTTCATCAAATTTACCAATAAAATTCACAAAGCTGTCGAAGAGCTACGTCATGTGAGCGCAGCGGTTGAAAGTAATGCAAAACTAACGCAACAAAGCCTAAATATTCAATCTCAAAAATGCGAACAAGTCTCCACCGCAACGGTCGAATTAGACGCATCAGCTTCTGACATTGTTGAAAACACAACCGTAACCACTAAAACGGCGGAGTTAATTTCTACTCAGGCGAACAAAGGCCAACAACAGCTTAATGAATTAGGCGAGTTTCTTAATAAGAATGCAGAAGATTTAGTCTCATCTGCCAAAGACATTAAAGAACTAGAAGAAAAGTGCAATTCTATAGGGGGGTTCATTACTGAGATTCGCGGCATTGCTGAGCAAACCAACTTGCTGGCGCTAAATGCAGCCATTGAAGCAGCACGCGCTGGTGAGCAAGGCAGAGGATTTTCTGTCGTTGCTGATGAAGTTCGTACCTTGGCAAATAGAACTCAAACATCGACTGAGCAAATCACAGATATCATTAGTGAATTGCACACATTAACGTTGAGTTCGGTGGCGAAAGTAGAAGCGAGCAAGAACGGTAGTATCAATAACTTAACGCAGATAAATAACTCATCACAAACATTAGACGAAATCATCAATGAAGTGAGTTCAATTCACGAAATGACCTCAAGTATTGCAAGTGCAATTAAAGAGCAAAGTACTGCTATTCACGAGATTGCCGAAAATATTACCGAGATAAAAGACAATAACGATAAAAATGTCCAACAAGCGCAACTAAGTTTAGACTCTTGTACGCTGGCTAATCAAAAAACCGTCGGCTTGCTGTCTTATAAACTCAGCTAA
- the rlmB gene encoding 23S rRNA (guanosine(2251)-2'-O)-methyltransferase RlmB, translating into MAKQEELVFGIHAVSALFEQAPERFIEIWLLKGREDERLLPIINLARKYGISAQLVQRKVLDDKCDGEQHQGIVARVKQGKQYNENDIEDILQAASAKNQSPFLLILDGVTDPHNLGACLRNADAAGVQAIIVPKDKAAKITATVRKVAVGAAETVPLVQVTNLVRTMKQLQGMGVWIIGTAGETDTCLYDVKLDGPMALVMGAEGKGMRRLTREHCDQLVKLPMSGSVSSLNVSVASGICLFEIVRQRLVKSIA; encoded by the coding sequence ATGGCAAAGCAAGAAGAGTTAGTATTTGGTATCCATGCGGTCAGCGCATTATTTGAACAAGCACCGGAAAGGTTCATTGAAATATGGCTGTTGAAAGGACGAGAAGATGAGCGTCTGTTACCGATCATTAATTTGGCAAGAAAATACGGTATTTCTGCGCAATTGGTACAGCGAAAAGTACTAGATGATAAATGTGATGGCGAGCAACACCAGGGTATTGTTGCACGTGTTAAGCAGGGTAAACAATACAATGAGAATGATATCGAAGATATCTTGCAGGCAGCTAGTGCTAAGAATCAATCTCCGTTTTTGTTGATTTTAGATGGTGTGACTGATCCCCATAATTTGGGTGCTTGTTTAAGAAATGCTGATGCGGCAGGAGTTCAAGCGATTATTGTTCCGAAAGATAAAGCCGCCAAAATTACCGCTACGGTTCGTAAAGTGGCGGTTGGTGCAGCTGAAACTGTGCCTTTAGTTCAGGTGACAAACTTAGTAAGAACCATGAAGCAATTGCAAGGTATGGGCGTTTGGATTATTGGTACAGCGGGTGAAACAGATACGTGCCTCTATGATGTTAAGCTTGATGGGCCTATGGCACTGGTGATGGGGGCCGAAGGTAAAGGCATGCGGCGGTTAACTCGCGAACATTGTGATCAGTTAGTTAAGTTACCCATGTCGGGCAGTGTTTCAAGTTTAAATGTTTCGGTGGCAAGTGGTATTTGTTTATTTGAGATTGTCAGACAACGATTAGTTAAATCAATCGCGTGA
- the mshL gene encoding pilus (MSHA type) biogenesis protein MshL — MKQTKVSLFFYTLIITLAGCTTIPEQPTDVVNELDKAIEKSTSAKTPKPLGELPSAVQQELMQQSLLQAKDSLLAEKRLDIAAIDVEAKDLFAGIVEDSSYSIAVHSDVQGKITLNLKDVTVEEAISVLEDLYGFEVRRFGNVIQVYPAGMRTETIPLNYLFVKRYGSSSTSINSGGVSENDPNTNSNNNSNGNSRNNNNNNNNNNNGNQNGSSGINIYTENESDFWTELKETLETLVGTEAGRSVIVSPQAGLVTVKALPGEIKAVKKFISDTQNHLRRQVIIEAKIMEVVLNDDYQQGVNWENVLGHIGSTDIGFSTSAGTVGNTISAAIGGATSISFKNTDFSGVIELLQTQGNVQVLSSPRITATNNQKAVIKVGEDEYFVTDVSSTTTTGTSTTTTPEIDLTPFFSGIALDVTPQIDESGEVILHVHPSVTTTQEQIKQITLSEQSIILPLAQSSVRESDTIVRAKSGDIVVIGGLIETKKIDLESKTPLLGDIPYLGELFKSKSQSTQKKELVIMLKPIVIGHNTWNEQLKEARALLKQWFPESK, encoded by the coding sequence ATGAAACAAACAAAAGTCAGCCTATTTTTTTACACGTTAATTATCACATTAGCCGGTTGTACTACAATTCCTGAACAACCAACCGATGTTGTCAATGAATTAGACAAGGCGATTGAAAAATCCACAAGCGCAAAAACACCTAAACCCTTAGGTGAATTGCCAAGTGCAGTTCAGCAAGAGTTGATGCAGCAAAGTTTATTGCAGGCAAAGGATAGTCTACTTGCTGAAAAACGCCTTGATATTGCTGCTATTGACGTCGAGGCAAAGGACTTATTTGCCGGTATTGTCGAGGACTCAAGTTACAGCATTGCTGTTCATTCCGATGTGCAAGGTAAAATTACCTTAAATTTAAAAGATGTTACGGTCGAAGAAGCCATATCTGTTTTAGAAGATTTGTACGGATTTGAAGTTCGACGATTTGGTAATGTTATTCAGGTTTATCCTGCTGGCATGCGCACAGAAACCATACCGCTAAATTATTTATTTGTGAAACGTTATGGCTCATCAAGCACTAGCATAAATTCTGGCGGCGTTTCAGAAAATGATCCAAACACCAACAGCAATAATAACTCGAATGGTAATTCTCGAAACAACAATAACAACAACAACAATAACAACAATGGCAACCAAAACGGCTCTAGTGGTATCAATATTTACACTGAAAATGAATCGGATTTTTGGACGGAGCTTAAAGAAACGTTAGAAACGTTAGTTGGAACAGAAGCGGGGCGCTCAGTTATTGTTTCACCGCAAGCAGGTTTAGTGACAGTGAAAGCACTCCCTGGTGAAATCAAAGCGGTCAAAAAATTCATCAGCGATACCCAAAACCATTTACGTCGCCAAGTGATCATTGAAGCTAAAATTATGGAAGTTGTGCTTAATGATGACTATCAACAAGGGGTTAATTGGGAAAATGTCCTTGGTCATATTGGCAGCACAGATATCGGATTTTCTACCTCTGCAGGCACTGTTGGCAACACAATCTCTGCGGCAATTGGTGGAGCAACATCAATTTCATTTAAAAATACTGATTTCAGTGGCGTCATCGAGTTGCTACAAACACAAGGCAATGTACAAGTGCTATCAAGCCCAAGAATAACTGCCACTAATAACCAAAAAGCGGTCATCAAAGTAGGCGAAGATGAGTATTTTGTAACTGATGTTTCAAGTACCACCACCACGGGCACATCAACAACTACAACACCTGAAATTGACTTAACACCATTCTTTTCTGGTATTGCTTTGGACGTTACCCCGCAAATAGATGAAAGTGGTGAAGTGATATTACATGTCCACCCATCAGTTACCACCACTCAAGAACAAATTAAGCAAATCACCTTGAGTGAACAAAGTATAATATTACCGCTTGCACAAAGTAGCGTCCGAGAGTCTGACACCATTGTGCGCGCAAAATCTGGCGATATTGTCGTTATTGGCGGCTTGATTGAAACCAAAAAAATAGATTTAGAGTCAAAAACGCCGCTACTTGGGGATATTCCATATTTAGGTGAACTGTTTAAGAGTAAAAGCCAAAGTACGCAGAAAAAAGAACTAGTGATCATGTTAAAACCGATAGTTATTGGTCATAACACATGGAACGAACAGCTAAAAGAAGCACGCGCTTTATTGAAACAGTGGTTCCCTGAAAGTAAGTAA
- a CDS encoding EAL domain-containing protein, producing MSEMAKQTNIAVVKRFDLFCVALYMFCLVVTLTLFWQQQNNDATILLISQNYQYASDQLIEVRSLETAQVLYAGPQKQIPLIRIIESSAAETSLIFVHPIWVLLTSPIFLSVTLIFSVLVFITRLLIYRSINNSLQQLSALEHWAYLSTIRGVIQPLPATGVIAKAVGSIVEQLQEAKRVHGKADQLIREQALLDHETGIGNREFFNNRLDALLCEEEPRGAVLLINFNGLEVIQSLYGNHASMTILESAIALIDRRMENLAHYFIARRDTFDVAILVPGIFIAETEKLATKLLRSLDALKYPVGINEEESCHIGVSCFSQQQQGYQIMAEADMALRSAQLQGPSQWFRYDSGEVVQESAKGSLKWRTYLTRAINKNAFVLFFQPVIANNSDEILHHEVLSKVRDEQGKLISARVFLPMAQKCGLASQVDMLVFEQVCRLIQYEQKQQEACSINMSVDSLLNEDFIERLFHKLASIPDAASKLIIEISEYHLAAHLNRLKSILEFLDELGLKILADKVGQYVVSADYLRESPVRYVKLHRSIVHHLHLRIENQVFIQSLNSICIENNVCIYALGVESKEEWLTLTQLGIKGGQGHYFTEPVAQMAQAIELP from the coding sequence ATGTCTGAAATGGCCAAACAAACCAACATCGCAGTAGTAAAGCGTTTTGACCTATTTTGTGTTGCGTTATATATGTTCTGTTTGGTGGTCACACTGACTTTATTTTGGCAGCAGCAAAATAATGACGCGACAATATTGCTCATAAGTCAAAATTATCAATATGCATCAGATCAATTGATCGAAGTCCGTAGTTTAGAAACTGCCCAAGTACTCTATGCCGGACCTCAAAAACAAATACCGCTGATACGAATAATTGAAAGCAGCGCAGCTGAAACTTCATTAATTTTTGTTCATCCTATTTGGGTTTTATTAACCTCTCCTATATTTCTTTCTGTGACTTTGATTTTTTCTGTGCTTGTGTTCATTACTAGATTGCTCATCTATCGGTCGATAAACAACAGCTTACAACAACTAAGCGCGCTCGAACATTGGGCTTATTTATCAACCATTAGAGGTGTAATCCAGCCGCTACCTGCTACAGGTGTAATTGCGAAGGCAGTAGGTTCAATTGTTGAACAGTTACAAGAAGCTAAGCGCGTACATGGCAAAGCTGATCAATTGATCCGAGAGCAGGCATTACTTGATCATGAGACGGGTATTGGTAATCGCGAATTTTTCAATAATCGGCTTGACGCACTGTTGTGTGAGGAGGAACCACGAGGAGCTGTGCTGTTGATTAACTTTAATGGGCTAGAGGTTATTCAGTCGCTATACGGAAATCATGCTTCGATGACTATCTTAGAATCAGCAATTGCATTAATTGATCGCCGAATGGAAAACCTCGCTCATTATTTTATTGCCCGTCGTGATACCTTTGATGTTGCCATTTTAGTGCCAGGGATCTTTATCGCCGAAACCGAAAAATTAGCAACCAAACTGCTGCGAAGCTTAGATGCCTTAAAATACCCAGTAGGGATCAATGAAGAGGAGTCTTGCCATATTGGCGTTAGTTGCTTTAGCCAGCAACAACAAGGGTATCAAATCATGGCTGAGGCAGATATGGCCCTCAGAAGCGCGCAACTTCAAGGCCCTAGCCAATGGTTTAGGTATGACTCAGGCGAAGTTGTTCAAGAAAGTGCCAAAGGCTCTTTAAAATGGAGAACATATTTAACAAGGGCGATTAACAAAAATGCGTTTGTGTTATTTTTTCAGCCGGTAATTGCCAACAATAGTGATGAAATTCTGCATCATGAGGTACTGTCAAAAGTTAGAGATGAACAAGGTAAGTTGATCAGTGCAAGGGTATTTTTACCCATGGCACAAAAATGTGGCTTGGCCAGCCAAGTTGATATGCTTGTGTTTGAACAGGTTTGTCGTTTAATCCAATATGAGCAAAAACAACAAGAAGCGTGCAGTATTAACATGTCAGTCGACTCGTTATTAAATGAAGACTTTATTGAACGTTTGTTTCATAAGTTGGCAAGTATTCCTGATGCGGCAAGTAAACTGATCATTGAAATCAGTGAGTATCACTTAGCTGCCCACCTAAACCGGCTCAAATCGATTTTAGAATTTCTTGACGAACTGGGTTTGAAAATACTAGCAGATAAAGTAGGCCAATATGTTGTTAGTGCTGACTATTTAAGAGAGAGCCCAGTCCGTTACGTTAAATTGCATCGCAGTATTGTACATCACTTGCACTTACGTATAGAAAACCAAGTGTTTATACAAAGTTTAAACTCTATTTGTATTGAAAATAATGTCTGTATTTATGCCCTAGGTGTTGAAAGTAAAGAAGAATGGCTGACCTTAACTCAATTAGGTATTAAAGGAGGGCAAGGGCATTACTTTACCGAGCCGGTGGCCCAGATGGCACAAGCCATTGAGTTGCCTTGA